The DNA segment TGATATGTGCTTTCATtgatcttaattaattaaataatgacCAATTCAtgtaaatgatttttaattttaagagtaTAAAAGGTTTTTGTAACAGGAAAATAATGATATTTTTGTGACCCAGTATATCTGTACCTTGTGGCACCTGTATTTTACCGTACAAACTACGATGAAATTAAAAGTATTGTTGACTTGATCCAGTTGCCTGCAGTTGGGTTTAAATTTGCTGTATTTATAACCACACGTTACACCTCAGCGAAATAGGTTTCCGTGATTTATAGatctctttcttttcttttagcAAATTATCCTCGTCTGATATCTTCCTACTCTCATTCTCTCCTATCAGTGGTTATGCAATGCAGACAAATCTTCTCACGAGCCACGTTTGAGATTAAAGTATGTAATTTCTTCTCAGTCAAAATGTTTTCCATCGATACTGATAAATGGCAAGTGTTGCTTTGTGATAGGCTGTTCGCTCATGCCTTACGCAGCGAACATATAGATCTGAATTTTTATTAATCATTGTAGGGCATTTTTCGGGTCGTTATACCGATGTTTAGCGCGTGGAGCAAGGGCCGTGTTGCAAGTGTATCCTGAAAATCTGGCTCAACGTGAGCTGATTCTAGGTTTTGCTATGAGAGCTGGCTTTTCTGGGGGTGTAGTTGTTGACTTCCCGCACAGGTATATAAAAGATTATGGCAAGTCATCCTGTTTTCAATAATTTCGACAATGTCACAATGTCCTGTCAGCTTCCTGGCATTTCTTCTCTCTAGTTTGTTTCACATTTGAAGTGGATTCAAGCCACAATATGTTGAAAAGAAGAGAATGCTTCAGTAAAAAGGTTGTCACTCTGATAGGTTTTCTTTTTGTGCAGTACCAAGAGTAGAAAAGAATACCTTGTGCTCACTTGTGGACCACCATCTCTGAAAAGTGCCATTCCAAATGGGAAAAACGAAGATGAGGAAAATTGTGGCGATGAAGAGAGCAGTGGAGATGAAGAGAATGAATCTGTGCGTACCCATTTACTTGATCAACAGATATATGTATGCATAGGAGACTTGGTACTTGCTTTATTCTTGGTGCGAAATAATGCTTTCTGGTTTGCAGGTTTGTGTGTCCGACAGGCACAGACctagaaaaaaacaaaagtTAAACAAGAATGTTAAAGGAAGAGCATGGGTTATGAGGAAGAAGGAACAGTTGAGAAGAAAGGGCAACACCGTCCCTCCAGACACAAAGTACACTGCCCGGAAACGAAAAGCTCGATTTTAATCACCAAAACCCGTCCTCATCCTCCCGACTGGTCGGGTTATTGAAATCTGGCAAGCATTTTGTGGTGTTTGCAATATCAAAATTTGACCCCACTTGGCGTTTTTTCGTCTCCCTAGAGCCGAAATAGTCATTGAAATTTGAAAGTCCGTAGTTGACATCATTCTCAAACACTATATTATATAGTTTCATTTTCTGTTTGTGGTTCCATAACGTATTGATACTTTTTCAAATGAAAGTTGAGAGGTTTATGTTTTACCATATTCGGTTGGTTTTTAAGAGAGTAGTGAAATGATGCTGGGGGTTCTCTCCTCTTTATCGTTTACAAGGTACCAAAAGCAAATGAGCCCCACACTCCGGACTCCGGAgaatattaattaaacaatatagatatgcattttttaaaaaagtttattAATAAATCGTTTGCTCAGTTTAGCTTATTCTTTCTTAACAATGATAATGTGATATACTATATTTAAATCGGCAGGTTTTTTGTGAGACAATCTCACGTATCTATGTCTGTGAAATGACACATATCTaggaaaatcaatattttttcgTGAGTTGAATCGTATAAGAGATTCTTATTATAAAATTAGTTTACATCTCATAAAATTGTGTGTAttgaaaaaactaatttttaaagAAATAATAGTAGCAAGATCGAGGAAAAGAAAAACTtcgaaataatcaatcaaccctattaaattcatcaatttGATTTGGTAAAATTCAGAAATTCAATtcgtatatttttttttaaaaaaataaaaataaaataaaatcgaattggtttaattcgatttgaatttaaattaaggcAATATTTGATATTTCCTATCATTTTGGTCTAAATATGGAAACAACCCCGGCTCCTCGATCAATTACAACCGAACCAGGGGTCCCTAAACCCATCTTTattacaaaacaaaataaaacaataataaataaTCGTTTGATACTGAAGGAAGAATTGCGATTTCTGCTGGGTGGAATTCCCTTTCCCTTTTCGGAACGCAAAAGCTCAAGTAACGGTTGTGTCATCTTCACTCTCTCGATTTCCCAACCCCTTAAATCATGCCTAAAGTCGTTTTACTGCATTCAAGATCATGATCCTTGATTCTTCCTGTTCTGCCCAACGAATTTGTCCGAGAGATTTCATTCAAATGAAGCTGTTCTAGGAATTTATGGCAAATTTTCATGCATTGGTGACCACTGTGAATGACCTCTGCTGTTGTAGTCAGAACAGCGCCAGGTTTCAGTGGAATGGCAGCTTTGTGTATTTGAATAGGAGAAAAGGCTGCTGTACGAAAAATAAATGTGGGAATTCTAGTTATTGTAATGGTGGCAGAGTTAGGGTTCCTGCGGTTGGTCGCCCATGGAGATTACGTGCTGCCACGGATCTTCGATTTGCTGAGGACAGCAAAAAAAGCATTGTGCAGAATCAGGTCCCGTTTGTCGAAGTCCCCGTCACTTGCTACCAGGTTCTCACCTTTTTTTTCCCCTTAATTCGTTTATCTTATGCTTTTTGATGAGAGTATGTTTTTTCACCTTGATGAGATTGTTTAGGGATTGTTTTGATAGTTTATgcctttttttttctctctcatTCATAATAATCTTGTGCCTTTGGATAATCTTCAATGTGGCTTGGCTTGTTCAGTGGTTGGTGGTAATAATTCGTTTTGATACGTATGCTGTTATGTGGAACATTTTATGATGCAGTGTGTCAATGTTGAGTCTACAAATGCAATCACAATCGTTTGTGTGATGTGATGTGATGTGATGTGATGTGATGCGCCGCAAAATAGCTCACTGTTTTAATAATTGGAAATACTTTGCTCCGATGCCTCAGCAAAGCTTCTTTCGCCGGGATTTTCTTTTTTATGCTTTGGACAAAGGTTTATAGTGCAGTGCACTCCACGACTTATTCATCAAGGCTTGTTTTTCAGTAGGCATCTGCCTAAATTACATTGTATCTTCCGATTTCAGTTTCATATGTTAACTTTTGATGTTATATGCATGCAGATTCTTGGCATTCATGATCAAGCGGAGAAAGATGAAATTGCTAAAGCAGTAATACATCTGACAAATACTGAGATTGAGGAGGGTTACacggaagctgttgttgtatctCGCCCTGTATGGATTGAACTATATGGTTTTTTCAGTGCTGAGTTTAATTAGCTACACATGAATAGGATATTCTTTTGAAGGGTTTGTTTTTACGTTTTCATAGCAGCTAACCTTCATAGTTATCTTATGAGTGTATTTGCTGCTGATTTCCCTCAGAAGGTTCTGAAGGATGTGAGAGATAAACTTCTATTTGAACCAGAATATGCTGGAATTATCAAAGAAAAGCAGCCTCCCAAATCTTCTCTTAAAATTCCATGGGATTGGTTACCTGTGGTACTTTGCCTTCTTCAGGAGGTATATTCCAGTCAGTGATTTGTATGAAATTTCTATTGAAAAACTTTAGGCAGATCGCAACTTTGCAAATCTTCTATTGCAATCCAACTTATTCGTGGTTTCTGAGGTTATGCTATTCAACATTTCGGGCTTGGAAAATGTTTTCTGCCTATGTTGATCGTGATATTATTCAATTGAATCAATTTAGGCAGGAGAAGAAAAACTTGTGCTTGAAATTGGACGAAGAGCCGTGCAGCATCCATGCGCAAAGCCATTTGCTCATGATATACTTCTTGCAATGGCCCTAGCAGAGGTAAGAAAAAAGTGGAGGTCAGAACCTTGAACAAGTTTTTTCCTGGCAGTTTTGTGTTATTATCTTCACTTATTTCATGTGCTTTTTTGAAGTGTGCGATCGCTAATGTTGGTTTTGAGAAGAAAAATATTTCTCATGGATTTGAAGCCCTTGTCCGCGCTCGGTACCATCTTGGAAGAATGAATTCACTGGGCAAGTTGAAGCTGTTATCTCAGGTGACCTTCATTCGGTATTTTTTTCCCTTTAAATATGCTGCCTCTTTTGTTTGATGGATTGTTATGCCATCCAttcaaattaataaataaaatatgcaaatTGCCAGAACAATGATTCTGGAAGTGGAAAGAGAAAGTAAGAACGCCTTACGATGATGATGTGACCTTAATGCTGGAACTCATATCTCATTCCATGAGTAATTTTGTATCTCAATGAGGAATTTTATTCGCAAGGTTATAGATGGAACTGCAATTGAGTGGTATTTGTGACCTAACATTACATAAAAACACCACCTGTTGTCTCTTCGAAGGAGAAACGGTAATGGGTGCATTCACTTGTTGCTATGAAGATGTTTACTAAAATCATATATCTGGAATTTTCTAGCTTTTATTGGTCTCTTTCGATTGGGGATATTTTTGAGTTGCCCTTGATGATTTAGTTTAGACCGCTACTGTAGCTCGCCGCTCAAAATTTTGCATTGAAATGTTTCTTTTAGATTGAAGAATATTTAGAAAAGCTTGCTCCTGAGTGTACGTTGGAGCTATTGAGGATGCCTTATACGCCTGATAATGCCGAACGAAGACGTGGAGCTATCTCAGCTTTGCAAGAATTGCTCAGACAGGGCCTTGATGTTGAAACTTCTTGCCAAGTTCAAGACTGGCCATGCTTCTTGAATCGAGCACTAAAAGAACTCACGGCCTCTGAAATTGTCGATCTTATTCCTTGGGATAATTTAGCTGTTACAAGGAAGAATAGGAAGTCGATCGAGTCGCAGAATCAAAGAACTGTTATTGACTGTGATAGCTTCTATGTGGTTATGTTAGCTCATATTGCTCTTGGGTTTTCAAGCAAACAAACTGACTTGGTAAACTCTTAGTTTCCTAAATTAGCTTCTGATATATTCGTCCTAATCATAAAAATGTCAGTGCCTgcatattttaattttccgtGTTAAAAAAACAGACTTGGATGTGATGTGATGGCTCACAATCTGTCCTATAAACTTCAGATTGATAAGGCAAGTGTTTGAGTTTTACTTATGAATCAGAGTCttataaatttcattttcagagaaaaaaaagaaaaaagaatcaTATAGATTTCTAATCAGTAGCTTGGCTTCTCTTTTAGGCCCTGAGAGTATCTGTCCTGGAGTTATCAAGCTCCAAAcattttcaagaaatatggtGGACTTGTGGGACATGCTCTCATTTGTATTTTAAAAGCTTTCCTAACTATGGTCATGTTGACCAAAAaggttgttttaaattttataataatataaaatttcaccGTGACCAAAAAAGGTTGTTTTTATGAGATCATAGGTTCCTAGGAGAACAATGGAGGAAGAGTAGGAAAGCAAAAGGAGTGGCCATGAAATGTTTGTTGACCTCTATCATTTTAGGCCTTACTAATGGGCTTTCTGCTACACTTGTATTCTATTTTCCCCGTTTTCTAATTACTTGGCAACTATTGCAGTGTGGTGTATTATGTCTGATTTTGTGATATATGGGATACACATACCAGTGGAACTAGAAAGTGTTCTAAATAGTTCTCAGTTTTAAGAGATCGCTGACGATATATTTTCTTGTGTAGATAAACAAGGCAAAGTTAATATGTGAATGTCTATCATCAGAAGGCTTTGATTTAAAGTTTGAAGAAGCATTTTGTTCTTTACTTCTTGGGCAGGTACAACTTTTTTATTTTGCTTTTGTGGCATTAGCTATTATTTTCTTCTTGctttttttttaacaagagaGAGTAATTTCGAGTCTCATAATCCAGAGTGATGAAGCCACAGCGGCTGAAAGACTAAGGCAACTGGAGGTGAACTCTAATCCCAGTTCACAAAAGTCACtgcaaaagaaaaaaatcaaagaaaattcAAGTGCAGACAAACCACTGGTACATGTGCAATTATTGCTATATTCCATTCAGCTTGTGAAATTATAATGCCCAATAGTGCGGCATATGAAATTAGTATTTGTTTAATATTTGAATTTTAGGAATGCTAATAGAGTATTGGTCAATATTAGATATGACTTTGAACTGGTCATAGTTGTTGGAAAGTCTTCACACAATAGTTATACACCCCCTTCCCATTTTTGTTTTCCAGGACAACAAGATTCTTTTGTTACCTCTCATTTTTGTTGCGTCCAATTCATGTCAATGATTAATTTACAGCAAAAATTGTTGCCATCCTTTTCCTTAAAAAAAGTATTTGTACAAGTctgcatttttttcttttttgcattaaaatacatgGAGACAGAAGCTTGGGCTATGGACTAATAAATGAGTTAACTTCTAAATCACCTGGTGTTGGTTATACTGGACAATCATAAATGTAGGAATTAAAGAACAGAAATTTAATATATTGTTAGCTTTCTAAATGTAATGTTGATGAAGAAAAAGATAGGTAGAAGGGGAAATATACAGCAAGCAAAGGAGAGATACGTACAAAGGAGGGTGGCTTATATTGTAATTTAAAGCTCTTTTTTAAAGTTATAACATTTGGTCAAATATGATATTTATCATTTTGTTTGTTGAATTCCTAGGAAACATGGTTGAAAGAAGCTGCACTTAGCTTGTTTCCGGATACCCGAGAGTGTTCTCCATCTTTGGTAAAGTTCTTTTTATCACGTGCGCTAAATTATTTAGTTCTCACTGAGGTGAAGATACTGTAATTAAATCATGACCGCAAACTGACTTCTTTTTTATCATTATGGTCTAAACAGGCTGACTTCTTTACTTGGGAAAAAAGAACTTCTGGAAGAAGGCATAATAAAAGAACAGCTCCAGCTGTATCAAACATCAGGCATAGACCACTGGCCATTGCACTTCCAGTAGATCGAAGGGATGAAGAATCTGTTTCATCTACAGTATCTTCACTACAACTTGGACCAGCTGTGAAGCAACTTGCTCCTCCTGATCTCCAAATCCCGTTGACAGAAAGCAAGGCCATTGATGGAGGCAGTGGTAATCTACCATCTACACAGCTGAAGAGAAGTTTAGGTTCAAAGCAGGGTGATGTTTGGAAATTTTGGTTCGGCGTAAATCATGTCCTTGGAAAGATGGTATACGCTGCAGCACTGGGCTTCATCTTGGTTGCGCTTCTTAAACTGAAAAACACACTGTTCTGGAGGGCTGGAAATGGCACTAGATGGAGAATGGACAAACAGAGTGCTGACACCTGCTCCCTTACTTGGAGTGCAGATTCTTCTTCTACAGTAACAAAGAAAAATGGTATTGCTAGAAAATTTCACAAGTTCCTTTCTACACTTAAAGTGCATTCTGGGGATCACTCAGAAGCTGTTGATTTGAAAACGGCTTCCCTCTCCTCTGGCCTCTCATCTTCGATCACATCAACTTATAGGCAGCAGATGCCTGTCAAAGATGCTGAGATCCTTGTCAAGCGATGGCAAGCAATTAAAGCAGAAGCGCTGGGGCCTAACCATGATGTTCATGGCCTCCTGGAAGTCCTCGATGGTTCTATGCTAGTTCAGGTGACTATACCTTATTAATTGTGGTTTAGTTATGCTCTACAAATCTTTGAGCTCATCCACTCTGTAGAACTTGGATTGTAAAATCAGTCTGACTATTGctttaaatctctaattaacCATTAGAATAAGGAGAACAAAATGTTGATTGAGATTGGTATACTGCCTCTATTTTCTCAGAAATTTCTGCATAGCATTCAAAATACTTGAACCTTTCTGATTCTATCAAAACCTTATTGTACAATATCCTCTGGCTAACTGCTTCTTTTTTATTTCTGGTTATCAATATTTCTAGTGGCAAACTTTGGCGGATGCTGCGAAAGCAAGGTCCtgtttttggagatttgtttTATTGCAACTGAAAGTTACACGTGCTGACATTTTGAAAGATGGGATTGGGAGGGAAATGGCCGAAATAGAGGTTTTCTTGGAAGAGGCAGCTGAACTTGTGGACGAATCTCAGCCTAAGAATCCAACATACTACAGGTAATTTAACGTTTTCTATCAAAACAAGTGCTTGGAGCGGGGCAATGGTATGTTTGTTTGGCTCTTCGATTTTTGATGCATAAGAAAAGGTCCTTGAATGTGGTACTCGTTACCATATTAAAGGCCATTCTATGAAAGCACAAGCCTATTATGTGATATTTGGTTGAAATCGTAGAGGCAGGCATCACTTGCTATATCTGATGAATTAACATACAATTTGTTCTGCCTTAATTAACAGTCATGAAGCTCTCTTTATCTTTCTCTTTTTGAACTGTCCGGGCAAAAAACATGAGAAGAATAGCAAGTGCGAGTGATTGAAAATCAAGAAGAACGAAGGACAAAATTTCTGAACTCCTTTGCATTTGACTAAGCATTTTGAACTAGTAACAATCACTGTTATGCGGTTTTCATGCATGAGCATTCATACACTTTTTGTCTCCAAAGTCTTGTTACAAACTTCGATTAACGACCGGCACGCTGAAAAGCTTGTTTTACAATCCTCTCTGGATTCTTCTCTGTGAATAAAAGTTTCCTACATTCCAACCAATGTATTGCAGCCCCTATAGAATTGTTTATCTTCTGGAAAGGAAAGACGATGGATCGTGGAGGTTCTGTGAAGGAGATATTCTTACCACGTCGCAACCTTTGGTCAATGACTAATTGCAGCAGGATGTTAGATAACTGAGGATTCTCCGCTCTCTTTTTAACTGTACAGAAGAATCTGTAGCTTTTTCTTGCCAAGAAGTAGACAGTTATTTCTGATTCCTTGATACTCTtaccattttattttttattattacaaGTTCGGAGTTGTGCCTTCAGGATTATTATAGGAATTCCATTTATTGTTTCTGACCTGTCGACCCGGGATTGGTGCTCTTTTTCCATCTATTTATTCAAGTTTTTTTACTTCCGGCAAaaccaccccccccccccccccacccccacacacacacacacacacacacacacacacacacacacacacacccccCACCAAATAAATAATTTGCCCATCAAATTAATGTAAATTTAAAGTTCTTTTTTAATTACTAGGAAAGAGCTTAAATGTTAGATTGGTTGAATATTAAATTCGAAGTTCAAAATCACTAAATTatcgaataaataattaattgttcttttttatTTATCGAGAAAATATGAAATTATAGATATGTACTTTTatagaatattaaaattaaattataataatgatttttaaaaGCACTTCATTTTAGTCGGTGTCGCATAAATATCTAATTACCATATCATCCCAAGtcgatatatataataatagttAATTGGCTACGTTATCTTTAGTTACAAAAaggcaaaaataattttaaaaacatcATAACTCGTAAGCATGAAAGTTTCATTTCAAATGCAATTTCTAATTTTTATAACGatactttattttaaaaaaaatgccgAAACGCAAATGCGATTTATCGAATGTGAAAGTTGAAACGCTTTCTTGTGTTTTTGTTGAAGAGAGCCCCACTTCCACACTTGACGAGTGATTGAAGAGTGGGTAGGGTTTAGCGTTAATCTATCCTGGAAAATGGAACCCAACAATTTTTAGTTCCAAGAAATTTGACGACCCTAATTGATTCAAGCACAGCAAAATTCGCATTTTGATCGGCCGGATCGATCGATTACAATGGGGGCGGCGGCGAAAGTGGAGAAATCACCGGTGGATCTACTCTCGTCCCAGGGAGTGAATTCGATGCTGAAATCCTTTAAACTGAAAACAAAGCAGCAGGAGCTCTTGATCCGTGTCACGATCCTTTGCTTGGTGTACGTTCTGGCCTTCATTACTCGTTTGTTCAGTGTGTTGCGTTATGAGAGCATGATCCACGAGTTTGACCCATACTTCAACTATCGGGTGACCCAGTACTTGACTCAAAAAGGGTATTACGAGTTCTGGAACTGGTTCGACTCAGAGAGCTGGTATCCGCTAGGTAGGATCATCGGTGGGACGCTCTACCCTGGGCTCATGGTTACGGCTGCCCTGATTTATTCGACCCTCCGCTTCCTTAGGTACATTTATCCGTTTTTTTGGCTAGAGTACTGAAATCATGCCTGGTAGATGTGGTACTTAAATGTTCCATGTTATTGTGTTGGTAACAAGACCAAACTTTTAAGATATTATTGTTCTAAATCACGCAAACTTCAGTTGCATGCATATTATGCGCACATCTCGTAATGAGTTTTTCCATCATTTTCCAGCTTTGCTGTGCACATCCGTGAAGTTTGTGTACTCACTGCGCCATTTTTTGCTTCCAACACAACTCTTGTTGCTTACTTCTTTGGGAAAGAGTTATGGGACTCTGGTGCTGGACTTGTAGCAGCTGCATTAATTGCTGTCTGCCCAGGTTATATATCGAGGTCGGTGGCGGGCTCATATGATAACGAGGGTGTGGCTATATTTGCATTATTGCTTACATTCTATCTGTTTGTTAAGGCTGTAAATACAGGCTCACTTGCTTGGGCCTTGGCCTCAGCTTTTGGATATTTCTACATGGTTTCAGCATGGGGTGGTTATGTGTTCATTATCAATTTGATCCCGCTATATGTGTTGGTCCTTTTGGTTACTGGGAGATTCTCGATGAGATTATATGTGGCTTATAATTGCATGTATGTTCTGGGAATGTTACTGGCAATGCAAATTCGTTTTGTGGGATTTCAGCATGTCCAATCTGGAGAACACATGGCTGCAATGGGAGTGTTTTTCTTGATGCAGGTACAATTTATATTAATCTATTTTTTTATGGAACTCCCACCCAAGAGTTATAGATACAAGCAGCTTGGGTAGCTGATAAACTCCTTTTGCTTTAATGTCCAAGTGGAATGAAACTTCGTTTTATGTCGTGGCATAGAGTTAATCCTAAGTTCCTGGAGTGGGACAGAAGtcacaacaaaaacaaatggATGAAGGTTATATTTAGATGCAATAACTTTGCTTTATTGTTTACATGAATGCAAAAAGAGCTATCATGACTGAAGCAATTGGAAATACTCGCATCCTTTCGTCTGTAGAAAAACATTGACATGTATATCCATGCACTAAATGTTGGAAGGATTTTCTGGATGCTATGTCTTGGGCAAGATATTTGAGTTAGAATATAATAGTgtctttaaaattttcaatatttcaaagGCCATTTACTTCTATTCCTTTTGGTTATTGCTGACTTTCATGGTTTTCAACTTGACAATCACAATAATGATAATTGTGGGCAATGGCCTCTAACCGCTGCATTTCTGAAATCACATCGAAGTAGGCGTGGTAGCCTTCAGCTCACGTGTAGTTCATATCTATTGTTGGTTTGTTGTTTTTTCTGTTTCCCCCTTGTGTATACACATAGAAGTCATTGGAGGGTTTACCGCCAATAATGTAATTGccattaatttcaaatatttgtgCAGGTTTTCTACTTTTTGGATTGGGTTAAGTACCTACTAGATGATCCAAAGTTGTTTCACACATTCCTGAGGATCACAGTGACCTTTACAGTAGGTTTAGGAGCCATAGCTCTTGGAGTTGGAACTGCCTCTGGATATATTTCTCCATGGACTGGTCGATTTTATTCTCTCCTGGATCCAACATATGCAAAGGATCACATTCCTATCATTGCATCTGTCTCCGAACATCAGCCAACGGCATGGTCATCTTTCATGTTTGATTTTCATGTGCTGTTGCTACTTTTCCCTGCTGGTCTGTATTTCTGCTTCAAACGGTTGTCAGATGTGACGATATTCATAGTGATGTATGGTCTCACTAGCATGTACTTTGCTGGAGTCATGGTGCGGTTAATACTTGTTGCTACACCTGCAGTATGTCTCATCAGTGCCATTGCAGTCTCAGCCACCATAAAGAACTTAACTCAGTTGGTGAGGTCAAAAAGCAAGCCCGCCATTGGCGGTACGAGTAAAGGAACTACTACCTCCAAAACTTCTTCGAAGGTTGGCTTCTGGTGCATATTCAAATAATCTTTTAATCAAGATATGAGGAATTTTTTTGCAATATAAACACGCGCAGTTTCATAATCTTCCTCTCTTTCTTTTCTACATTTTACTTCTCAGGACTATTGGTATCATTCCTTCATTAGGAGGTTGATAAGTATGAGGATTGAAATTAGGCAGGAAGGAAAGTGACCCTATTGGATGCCTGTACTGATCATTACTTAATAAAGCTGTAATTCATCTATATACCACGCCTACTGTTTTCAGAGTTTGAAATACAGTGAATTGATTAACTTGTGAAGGTTAGGTTAACTTTATATTCAAAATGCAATGGTTCATTCACAATGCCTTTTATGTAGTTTTGATTCGCTGAAGACAAAGACTATATCGAGTTAACA comes from the Henckelia pumila isolate YLH828 chromosome 1, ASM3356847v2, whole genome shotgun sequence genome and includes:
- the LOC140874898 gene encoding 18S rRNA (guanine-N(7))-methyltransferase RID2, whose amino-acid sequence is MTSRPELQAPPEIFYNDEEARKYTSSSRIIDIQAKLSERALELLALPDDNMPRLLLDIGCGSGLSGETLTENGHQWIGFDISQAMLDVASEREVEGDLLLTDMGQGLGLRPGVIDGAISISAVQWLCNADKSSHEPRLRLKAFFGSLYRCLARGARAVLQVYPENLAQRELILGFAMRAGFSGGVVVDFPHSTKSRKEYLVLTCGPPSLKSAIPNGKNEDEENCGDEESSGDEENESVCVSDRHRPRKKQKLNKNVKGRAWVMRKKEQLRRKGNTVPPDTKYTARKRKARF